The following coding sequences lie in one Flavobacterium sediminis genomic window:
- a CDS encoding Tex family protein, translated as MTNTQFIQNATQFPVKGIENTLQLLSEDCTIPFISRYRKDKTGNLDEVQIETISKLNKQFDEIIKRKESILKSIEEQNALTSELQTKIETSFNLQELEDLYLPYKKKRKTKADTARENGLEPLAKIIMSQKSDDLEFLASKYINDKVANEDEALQGARDIIAEWINENIFIRKNLRRTFQRKAVVETKVVKAKKEEDNAQKFSQYFEWSENLMKAPSHRLLAMLRAEAEGFVKFKISLSDEDKDETLRFIDKTIIKNEGESAFHIEKAIDDSYKRLLEPAISNEVLQEAKEKADSKAIDVFSENLRQLLLAPPLGEKRILAIDPGYKTGCKVVCLDEKGDLLHNENIYPHAPQNETGMAMKKIRSMVNAYNIEAISIGNGTASRETEFFIKKIAFDKPVQVFVVSEAGASVYSASKIAREEFSSYDVTVRGAVSIGRRLSDPLAELVKIDPKSIGVGQYQHDVDQTKLKEELDSIVIRCVNSVGINVNTASKSLLSYVSGIGEKMAENIVTFRSENGPFQDRSQLKKVPRLGDKAFQQAAAFIRIKDGKNPLDNSAVHPESYKMVEKMAKDLGIQVSELIGNKEQISKIQAEKYTTEDVGILGVQDIVKELEKPGLDPRKAAKVFEFDPSVRSIANVKPGMIVPGIVNNITAFGCFVDIGIKESGLVHISQLKEGFVSDVNEVVKLHQHVQVKVIEVDEARKRIQLSMII; from the coding sequence ATGACGAACACACAATTTATTCAAAATGCAACTCAGTTCCCTGTAAAAGGAATTGAAAATACATTGCAATTACTTTCAGAAGATTGTACCATACCATTCATTTCACGTTATAGAAAAGACAAAACCGGAAATTTAGATGAGGTTCAAATAGAAACCATTTCGAAATTGAACAAACAGTTCGATGAAATTATAAAACGAAAAGAATCGATTTTAAAATCGATAGAAGAACAAAATGCGTTAACTTCTGAATTACAGACAAAAATTGAAACCAGTTTCAATTTACAGGAATTGGAAGATCTGTATCTGCCGTATAAAAAGAAACGCAAAACCAAAGCTGATACTGCCCGTGAAAACGGATTAGAACCTCTGGCAAAGATCATCATGAGTCAAAAAAGTGATGATTTAGAGTTTTTGGCTTCCAAATATATTAACGACAAAGTAGCGAATGAAGACGAAGCCTTGCAAGGAGCTCGTGATATTATTGCCGAATGGATCAATGAAAACATCTTTATACGTAAAAATCTGCGTCGTACTTTTCAACGAAAAGCTGTGGTAGAAACCAAAGTGGTTAAAGCCAAAAAAGAGGAAGACAATGCACAAAAATTTTCACAGTATTTTGAATGGAGCGAAAACCTGATGAAAGCCCCGTCACATCGTTTGTTAGCCATGTTGCGGGCTGAAGCTGAAGGTTTTGTGAAGTTTAAAATTTCACTTTCTGATGAAGATAAAGACGAAACCCTGCGTTTTATTGATAAAACAATCATTAAAAATGAAGGAGAAAGCGCTTTCCATATTGAAAAAGCTATTGACGACAGTTATAAGCGTTTGCTGGAACCAGCAATTTCAAATGAAGTCTTACAAGAAGCTAAAGAAAAAGCAGATAGCAAAGCTATAGACGTTTTCTCTGAAAATTTACGACAGTTGTTATTAGCACCGCCATTGGGCGAAAAACGAATTTTAGCTATTGATCCGGGGTATAAAACAGGTTGTAAAGTAGTGTGTTTAGATGAAAAAGGAGATCTGTTACACAACGAAAATATTTATCCGCATGCGCCACAAAACGAAACAGGAATGGCAATGAAAAAAATCCGTTCTATGGTAAATGCGTATAATATTGAAGCGATTTCTATAGGTAACGGAACAGCGAGTCGGGAAACGGAATTCTTCATTAAAAAAATTGCTTTTGATAAGCCGGTTCAGGTTTTTGTAGTTTCCGAAGCCGGTGCATCTGTTTATTCAGCGAGTAAAATTGCGCGAGAAGAATTTTCAAGTTACGATGTTACCGTTCGCGGAGCTGTTTCAATCGGTAGAAGATTGAGTGACCCATTGGCTGAATTGGTAAAAATTGATCCGAAATCCATCGGAGTAGGGCAATACCAACACGACGTAGACCAAACCAAGCTGAAAGAAGAACTGGATTCTATTGTAATCCGATGTGTAAATTCCGTTGGAATCAATGTCAACACAGCCAGTAAATCATTGTTAAGTTATGTTTCAGGAATTGGTGAAAAAATGGCTGAAAATATTGTTACATTCCGTTCTGAGAACGGTCCGTTTCAAGACAGAAGCCAATTGAAAAAAGTACCGCGTTTAGGTGATAAAGCCTTTCAACAAGCTGCAGCCTTTATTCGTATCAAGGATGGAAAGAATCCGTTGGATAATTCTGCCGTACATCCTGAATCGTACAAAATGGTCGAAAAAATGGCAAAAGATCTGGGGATTCAGGTTTCGGAACTCATTGGTAACAAAGAACAAATCAGTAAAATTCAAGCCGAAAAATATACAACGGAAGACGTTGGTATTCTAGGAGTTCAGGATATTGTTAAAGAATTAGAAAAACCGGGATTAGACCCGAGAAAAGCAGCTAAAGTTTTTGAATTTGATCCAAGCGTACGTTCAATAGCAAATGTAAAACCCGGAATGATAGTTCCCGGAATTGTGAATAATATTACGGCATTTGGTTGCTTTGTAGACATAGGGATCAAAGAAAGCGGATTGGTTCACATATCACAATTAAAAGAAGGTTTCGTTTCTGATGTAAATGAAGTCGTGAAACTACATCAACATGTACAAGTAAAAGTCATTGAGGTTGATGAAGCCAGAAAGCGCATACAATTAAGTATGATTATATAA
- a CDS encoding Sec-independent protein translocase subunit TatA/TatB, with product MNALAIFLGQIGPGSWVIIGIAILLLFGGKKIPELMKGLGGGVKEFKNAMKDEEEPKSSKKEDDTKE from the coding sequence ATGAATGCATTAGCTATATTTTTAGGTCAAATTGGTCCAGGTTCTTGGGTAATTATCGGGATAGCTATCTTATTACTTTTTGGTGGTAAAAAAATTCCGGAATTAATGAAAGGTTTAGGTGGCGGTGTTAAAGAATTTAAAAACGCTATGAAAGATGAGGAAGAGCCAAAAAGCTCTAAAAAAGAAGACGATACTAAAGAATAA
- a CDS encoding murein hydrolase activator EnvC family protein, giving the protein MSKKKHKRKLLIQKLFNKRRLIVLNEDTFEETFSLKLNLMNVFVVATLGAIFLIGITTYIIAFTPLREYIPGYASTKLKKEATNLAIKSDSLETYVKENQAYISSIKKVLTGEVEYTKFNKDSLIAAEKQVVDESKLNATKAEQELHDQVMQEDKFNVFESAKPKVSFVLFPPAQGKIIEKYNAANKHLAVTLTLMNNTPIKAVATGTIVFADWTPSNGYVIIMRHQDGILSVYKNLASITKKQGDTIRSGEVIALAGTTNPNSGITLHFELWKDGFPIDPTQFINFE; this is encoded by the coding sequence ATGTCCAAGAAAAAGCACAAAAGAAAGTTATTGATACAAAAACTCTTCAATAAAAGAAGACTGATCGTCCTTAATGAAGATACTTTTGAAGAAACTTTTTCATTAAAACTTAACTTAATGAATGTGTTTGTTGTGGCAACATTAGGAGCCATCTTTTTGATAGGAATTACAACATATATCATTGCTTTTACACCACTTCGGGAATATATTCCGGGATATGCTTCAACCAAATTGAAAAAAGAAGCTACAAATCTGGCTATAAAATCAGATTCGTTAGAAACTTATGTAAAAGAAAATCAAGCCTACATTAGCTCAATTAAAAAGGTTTTGACTGGGGAAGTTGAATATACAAAGTTCAATAAAGATTCACTGATTGCTGCCGAAAAACAAGTGGTAGACGAATCTAAGCTTAATGCAACTAAAGCAGAACAGGAATTGCACGATCAGGTAATGCAGGAAGATAAATTCAACGTATTCGAATCGGCAAAACCAAAAGTAAGTTTTGTGTTATTTCCGCCGGCACAAGGTAAGATAATTGAAAAATACAATGCCGCTAATAAACACCTTGCAGTTACGCTGACCTTAATGAACAATACACCGATCAAAGCAGTAGCAACCGGAACTATTGTTTTTGCAGACTGGACGCCATCTAACGGATACGTGATTATCATGCGTCATCAGGATGGGATTCTATCGGTTTATAAAAACTTGGCTTCAATTACTAAGAAACAAGGAGACACTATCCGTTCGGGTGAAGTAATTGCTTTGGCAGGAACAACAAATCCTAATTCCGGAATTACATTACATTTTGAACTTTGGAAAGATGGTTTCCCTATCGATCCAACGCAATTTATCAATTTTGAATAA
- a CDS encoding GH3 auxin-responsive promoter family protein, whose amino-acid sequence MSLKSFAAKLFAQYIHNTTQKWADNPIETQKKVFEDLIRQAKETRFGKDHQFADIKSYEDFQKKVPIRDYEQLRSYVDEVVKGKENILWPGKPIYFAKTSGTTSGAKYIPLTAASMPYHIEAARNAILSYIHETGKADFVDGKMIFLQGSPILDEKNGIKLGRLSGIVAHYVPQYLQKNRMPSWETNCIEDWETKVDAIVEETINENMTVISGIPSWVQMYFERLKEKAHKPVGEIFKNFDLFIYGGVNYEPYRAKFENLIGRKVDSIELFPASEGFFAYQDSQKEKGMLLLLNSGIFYEFVKADDFFNENPKRYTIGEVELGVNYAMILSSNAGLWAYNIGDTVQFTSMKPYRVIVSGRIKHYISAFGEHVIGKEVEAALQEAMQGTDIRINEFTVAPQINPKEGLPYHEWFIEFENEPTDLEAFSLKIDKAMCKQNVYYDDLISGNVLQPLVITKVQNNGFQEYMKSIGKLGGQNKLPRLSNDRKIADQLNKS is encoded by the coding sequence ATGTCTCTAAAGTCATTTGCCGCGAAACTTTTTGCGCAATACATTCACAATACAACCCAAAAATGGGCTGATAATCCTATAGAAACCCAAAAAAAAGTTTTTGAAGATTTAATCCGTCAGGCAAAGGAAACCCGATTCGGGAAAGACCACCAGTTTGCCGATATTAAATCGTATGAGGATTTTCAAAAAAAAGTTCCGATTCGCGATTACGAACAATTACGTTCTTATGTTGATGAGGTTGTAAAAGGAAAAGAAAATATACTTTGGCCTGGAAAACCCATTTATTTTGCTAAGACTTCCGGAACGACCTCCGGCGCTAAATATATTCCGCTTACTGCTGCATCAATGCCTTATCATATTGAAGCTGCTCGAAATGCTATTTTGAGCTATATCCACGAAACCGGTAAAGCAGATTTTGTAGATGGCAAAATGATCTTTTTACAAGGAAGTCCGATTTTAGATGAGAAAAACGGAATCAAATTAGGCAGACTTTCCGGAATAGTAGCACATTATGTTCCGCAGTATTTGCAAAAAAACCGCATGCCTAGTTGGGAAACTAATTGTATTGAAGATTGGGAAACTAAAGTAGATGCTATAGTTGAAGAAACGATCAATGAGAATATGACGGTAATATCAGGAATACCTTCATGGGTACAGATGTATTTTGAAAGATTAAAAGAAAAGGCGCATAAACCGGTTGGAGAGATCTTTAAAAATTTCGACTTGTTCATCTATGGCGGAGTGAATTATGAACCGTACAGAGCAAAATTTGAAAACCTGATAGGAAGAAAAGTAGATTCCATTGAATTGTTTCCGGCGTCAGAAGGTTTTTTTGCTTATCAGGATTCCCAAAAAGAGAAAGGAATGTTGTTGTTGTTGAATTCAGGAATTTTCTATGAATTCGTAAAAGCAGATGATTTTTTCAATGAAAACCCTAAAAGATATACCATAGGCGAAGTAGAATTAGGAGTTAATTATGCAATGATCTTATCAAGTAATGCCGGACTTTGGGCCTACAATATAGGCGATACGGTTCAGTTCACAAGTATGAAGCCTTACCGTGTAATTGTTTCCGGAAGAATAAAACATTATATATCAGCTTTTGGCGAACATGTTATTGGCAAAGAAGTAGAAGCAGCATTACAAGAGGCAATGCAAGGAACCGATATTCGTATCAATGAATTTACTGTTGCACCTCAAATAAACCCGAAAGAAGGGTTGCCTTATCATGAATGGTTTATAGAATTTGAAAATGAACCTACGGATTTAGAGGCATTTTCTTTAAAGATCGATAAAGCGATGTGCAAACAGAATGTTTATTATGATGATTTAATTTCGGGAAATGTTTTACAGCCTTTGGTTATTACTAAAGTACAAAATAATGGATTTCAGGAGTATATGAAATCAATCGGAAAATTAGGAGGCCAGAATAAATTACCAAGATTGAGCAACGACCGTAAAATTGCCGATCAACTGAATAAAAGTTGA
- a CDS encoding choice-of-anchor J domain-containing protein, whose protein sequence is MKRFLIVSGLLFFSFLTGQNQRPLSLTNTTKAINNRPVTFGQNLTPSGHIRCHTDEYEIYLRNKFHNRSTTQEFESWLAPKIAQIKADRAAGRNIQAVYSIPVVVHVIHNGDAYGTGENITDEQVLSQIQVLNEDYRKMLGTPGYGAGVDVEIEFCMAQTDPNGNPTDGIDRVDLGTAAWDQAGVEGTLKPNTIWDPDNYLNMWTARFTGDLNGVLGYAQFPSNSGLTGLAANGGAATTDGVIMGYNAFGSSDIYPAGVYAAPYDKGRTTTHEVGHWLGLRHIWGDGNCTVDDFCADTPVAGAANFGCPAGTDSCPTNAGNDMIENYMDYTDDTCMNIFTQDQKDRMVTVLSVATRRATLVASTACQAPAPYIKFGEPTGSINEGTNCNYSDYDFPVTIAKAATANADVTFTVTSGTATQNLDYSILNTSVTFPAGTTADQFLTLRVYNDGLVEVDETIQVELSVNANGGDALVNSGSSTMNITLYNDDFAPNPLQTITILEEDFEDVTGWTVIDQDGDGNNWGIVNGADGMGTAPNTITGRCAFSEKRLSYLGGTGNASPNNYFISPQISIPSGVNSATLSFIMAAYGANAGNYTVYFTTDASSEPTILAGTQLLGATTVANGASTLHSIDMTALAGQTGYLVFRHTNNNTTVGLLLLDTLLLEAEIQTEVQTEVNNATRYEATIPISGQVYASDTATNKIMTEIDNGIVFDYGCVSVEVDQSQTSVGAPTVPFVDTATQNYILSKTYFIDVTNDTSLSNYTVSFYFTEAEVAAWETATGKLRSELKIIKVVDNPISVVNGTNFENYTIEEIPVTIGSFGTNVVFSAAFSSKLRGGYAVGPATGTVCGDLMTTWDGTAWSNGVPTKLTAVAFSGNYSSSSDIEACTVTVIGGADVVFNTGNSLIVTGKVTVDSSSSLTIENNASLIQKQDVANSGIITVKRDVSIRKLDYVYWSTPVADFSTGAISVNTPGNSIWKWIPTVATHVNGYGSWTNGNETMILGKGYIVRGPDNFDTTLQTFTANFVGVPNNGTIAIPIERGTYTGADYNTGASGTLATNVDDNWNLIGNPYPSAISAIDFLTANTNIDGFINIWTHGTNPNSSIANPFYGSYAYNYSVNDYITYNALGASSGPATFNGNIASGQSFFVKMSDSSISTTENVTFTNGMRNKTYLNDQFFRNAQPTAVNGSGNSIWLDLVSTNSGEVTRTLIGYVNGAQNGIDRLYDAPTDNKKEYNFYSLINDQKMVIQGKGLPFLTTDVVPLGLRVPQDGNYTIAIGAVEGLFADVNQSIYLEDAAFGIIHDLKNAPYSFTTTTGVTDNRFTLRYTTYLSNEKDELTASNVWVNTDSGLTIHSSKEMISTVDVFDVLGRSLAQVTNASSTAIELTTVMKNNTLLIVQITLENGKEITKKIMY, encoded by the coding sequence ATGAAAAGATTTTTGATTGTATCTGGCCTGTTATTTTTTTCTTTTTTAACAGGGCAAAACCAGAGACCATTAAGTTTAACCAACACAACAAAAGCAATTAATAATCGTCCCGTTACATTTGGTCAAAATTTAACACCAAGTGGGCACATTCGTTGCCATACGGATGAATACGAAATTTACTTACGAAATAAATTTCATAACAGATCAACAACTCAGGAGTTTGAATCTTGGCTGGCACCTAAAATCGCACAGATAAAAGCTGATAGAGCTGCGGGTAGAAATATACAGGCAGTGTATAGTATTCCTGTAGTTGTCCATGTTATTCATAACGGTGATGCTTACGGAACAGGTGAAAATATTACCGACGAACAAGTACTGTCTCAAATTCAGGTATTGAATGAAGATTACAGAAAAATGCTTGGAACTCCGGGCTATGGAGCAGGGGTAGATGTTGAGATCGAATTTTGTATGGCTCAGACAGACCCTAACGGAAATCCTACTGACGGAATTGACAGAGTTGATTTAGGAACTGCAGCTTGGGATCAGGCAGGTGTTGAAGGAACCCTTAAGCCAAATACTATTTGGGATCCGGATAATTATCTGAATATGTGGACAGCCAGATTTACCGGAGATTTGAACGGTGTTTTAGGATATGCACAGTTCCCTAGTAATTCAGGATTAACCGGACTAGCAGCTAATGGAGGTGCAGCAACAACTGATGGTGTAATAATGGGATATAATGCGTTCGGTTCATCAGATATTTATCCGGCTGGAGTTTATGCTGCGCCATACGATAAAGGAAGAACGACAACGCATGAGGTAGGCCATTGGTTAGGCTTACGCCATATATGGGGAGATGGTAATTGTACGGTAGATGATTTTTGTGCTGATACTCCGGTAGCAGGAGCAGCAAATTTTGGTTGTCCGGCAGGTACCGATTCATGTCCTACAAATGCCGGAAATGATATGATTGAGAACTACATGGATTATACAGACGATACTTGTATGAACATTTTTACTCAAGATCAGAAAGACAGGATGGTAACCGTTCTTTCAGTTGCTACCAGAAGAGCTACTTTAGTAGCTTCAACAGCTTGTCAGGCTCCGGCTCCGTATATTAAGTTTGGGGAACCGACCGGCTCTATTAACGAAGGAACAAATTGTAATTATTCTGATTATGATTTTCCGGTAACTATTGCTAAGGCTGCTACTGCAAATGCTGATGTTACTTTTACAGTTACTAGCGGAACTGCTACTCAGAATTTAGATTATTCAATACTAAATACTTCTGTTACTTTCCCTGCCGGAACAACAGCTGATCAGTTTTTAACCCTTAGAGTTTATAATGATGGTTTAGTGGAGGTAGACGAGACTATTCAAGTAGAGCTGAGTGTTAATGCAAACGGAGGAGATGCTTTGGTAAATTCAGGTTCGTCAACAATGAATATTACTTTGTATAACGACGATTTTGCACCGAATCCTTTACAGACAATAACTATTTTAGAAGAAGATTTTGAAGATGTGACCGGTTGGACAGTAATAGATCAGGATGGAGACGGAAACAACTGGGGAATAGTGAACGGAGCAGACGGAATGGGTACCGCTCCTAATACAATAACCGGACGTTGTGCTTTTTCAGAAAAACGATTGAGCTATTTGGGAGGAACAGGAAATGCCTCTCCGAATAATTATTTCATCAGTCCGCAGATAAGTATACCATCGGGTGTAAATTCGGCAACATTGTCATTTATTATGGCTGCATATGGTGCTAATGCCGGTAATTATACCGTATATTTTACTACGGATGCTAGTAGCGAACCAACAATCCTTGCCGGAACACAATTGTTAGGAGCGACAACAGTTGCTAATGGTGCTTCTACTTTACACAGTATTGATATGACGGCTTTAGCCGGACAAACAGGATATTTAGTTTTCAGACATACTAACAATAATACAACGGTCGGACTTTTATTATTAGATACTTTGTTATTGGAAGCGGAGATCCAAACGGAAGTTCAAACGGAAGTGAATAATGCAACGCGTTATGAAGCAACTATTCCTATTTCCGGTCAGGTATATGCTTCTGACACAGCAACAAATAAAATAATGACGGAAATAGACAATGGGATTGTTTTTGACTATGGATGTGTTTCTGTTGAGGTTGATCAAAGTCAAACCTCTGTAGGAGCACCAACAGTGCCATTTGTTGATACAGCCACACAAAATTATATTCTGTCAAAAACATATTTTATTGATGTTACAAACGATACGTCACTTTCTAATTATACCGTTAGTTTCTATTTTACAGAAGCTGAAGTTGCGGCTTGGGAAACAGCAACAGGTAAACTACGTTCAGAATTGAAAATTATTAAAGTTGTTGATAATCCGATTAGTGTAGTAAATGGTACTAATTTTGAAAACTATACTATTGAAGAGATACCGGTAACGATTGGCTCATTCGGAACAAATGTCGTTTTTAGTGCAGCTTTTTCTTCTAAATTAAGAGGAGGTTATGCCGTAGGTCCTGCAACAGGAACAGTATGTGGTGATTTAATGACAACCTGGGACGGAACAGCTTGGTCTAACGGAGTGCCTACAAAATTGACTGCAGTAGCCTTTAGTGGTAATTATTCCTCATCTTCAGATATCGAAGCATGTACAGTTACGGTTATAGGCGGAGCTGATGTCGTGTTTAATACAGGTAACTCTCTGATTGTAACAGGCAAAGTAACTGTTGATTCTTCATCGTCACTGACCATTGAAAATAATGCTAGTTTAATTCAGAAACAAGACGTTGCTAATTCAGGAATAATAACGGTAAAAAGAGATGTTTCCATTCGAAAATTAGATTATGTGTATTGGTCAACACCGGTAGCTGATTTCAGTACAGGAGCTATTTCTGTTAATACACCGGGTAATAGTATCTGGAAATGGATTCCTACGGTTGCTACACATGTAAACGGTTACGGATCTTGGACAAATGGAAATGAAACTATGATTCTCGGAAAAGGATATATTGTAAGAGGTCCAGATAATTTTGATACTACTCTGCAAACTTTTACCGCTAATTTTGTGGGAGTACCTAATAACGGAACTATAGCAATCCCGATCGAGAGAGGAACTTATACAGGAGCAGATTATAACACCGGAGCGTCAGGTACTTTAGCTACAAATGTAGACGATAACTGGAATTTAATCGGAAACCCTTACCCAAGTGCAATTAGTGCTATCGATTTTTTAACAGCAAATACAAATATTGATGGATTCATTAACATCTGGACACATGGAACAAATCCTAACAGTTCAATAGCAAATCCGTTCTATGGTTCTTATGCGTATAATTATTCTGTAAATGACTATATTACCTATAATGCTTTAGGAGCGTCATCCGGACCGGCAACTTTCAACGGAAATATTGCTTCAGGACAAAGTTTCTTTGTGAAAATGAGTGACTCAAGCATATCAACAACTGAGAACGTAACGTTCACTAACGGAATGAGAAACAAAACGTATTTGAACGATCAATTCTTTAGAAATGCACAGCCAACAGCAGTTAACGGTTCAGGGAATAGTATTTGGCTAGATCTGGTTTCCACTAATTCCGGAGAAGTGACCCGAACATTGATAGGATATGTTAACGGAGCTCAAAACGGAATAGACAGATTGTATGATGCTCCGACGGATAATAAAAAAGAATACAATTTTTATTCATTAATAAACGATCAAAAAATGGTTATCCAAGGAAAAGGACTTCCTTTCTTAACTACAGATGTAGTGCCTTTAGGATTAAGAGTTCCTCAGGATGGCAATTATACAATAGCGATCGGTGCAGTAGAAGGGCTATTTGCAGATGTTAACCAAAGTATTTATTTAGAAGATGCCGCTTTCGGAATTATTCACGATCTGAAAAATGCACCTTACAGTTTCACTACAACTACTGGAGTTACGGATAACAGATTTACATTGCGATACACAACCTATCTTTCGAATGAGAAAGATGAATTGACAGCATCTAATGTTTGGGTAAATACTGATAGCGGATTAACAATCCATTCGAGTAAAGAAATGATTTCAACGGTTGATGTCTTTGATGTTTTAGGAAGAAGCTTAGCACAAGTTACTAATGCTTCCTCAACAGCTATTGAGTTGACAACTGTAATGAAGAATAACACTCTTTTAATTGTTCAGATTACTTTAGAAAACGGAAAAGAGATCACAAAGAAAATCATGTATTGA
- a CDS encoding DUF6909 family protein, producing the protein MKDIKNISRSRAQESSAAIERLYITMRHLFNRGFYKPMGVSGDTLREALLQLRPEIYGSIAEEKVELNGLLYVIERLPIGIEQCRYINLTSDEGYSHSHFRAIVPPKRRRNCYRIDEEQMNVEITRGRSDIYDILTHLTFIFIESHKIKDRVLIDDEGKVSRDWEKLEQVVKQNMELSLEAKEVAVSHAANVLGRTFAEVQDIYDKFAIAEQPDRFLHVIYWLGKLAIEEVVDNNKRTITFSPILRERLGHHIYGEIWANAIKKVLTDNELIERPIHIISANMHSVMNSVFAEPVLGKKYKESTDFQIFEDLSKSGSDDLRSKVEEYALKQGMTFLPDTSGTNIDVQVFDTAKIDFKKTIFPTAKLEKGKEPVLIVMDYAFGEQAFETIDELLKPYKADKKNKIFLGVESVSIMGKAGILQGGKGDIMIPCAHVNEGTADNYPFENELTAEMFDGNGTPVFTGPMITVLGTSLQNKDLLKFFHESTWQAIGLEMEGAYYQKAIQSASKIRKSINPNVKVRYAYYASDNPLETGSTLASGGLGTTGVKPTYLITIKILEQIFNSN; encoded by the coding sequence ATGAAAGACATTAAAAACATTTCGCGCTCAAGAGCGCAAGAGTCCTCAGCAGCTATTGAGAGACTGTACATTACCATGAGACATTTATTTAACAGAGGATTTTATAAACCAATGGGTGTTTCAGGAGATACTTTAAGAGAAGCTTTATTGCAATTACGACCTGAGATCTATGGTTCCATTGCAGAAGAAAAAGTGGAATTAAACGGCTTACTTTATGTTATTGAACGCCTTCCGATAGGAATTGAACAATGCCGTTATATTAACTTAACTTCAGATGAAGGGTATTCACATTCACATTTCAGAGCAATTGTTCCTCCTAAGAGAAGACGTAACTGTTATCGTATCGACGAAGAACAAATGAATGTTGAAATAACCAGAGGACGTTCGGATATTTATGATATTCTGACCCATTTGACATTTATTTTCATAGAGTCTCATAAAATTAAAGATCGTGTTTTAATTGATGACGAAGGAAAAGTATCCCGCGATTGGGAAAAACTGGAACAGGTTGTGAAGCAAAATATGGAATTGTCACTGGAAGCAAAAGAAGTAGCAGTTTCTCATGCTGCAAATGTTCTGGGAAGAACTTTTGCCGAAGTTCAGGATATTTATGACAAGTTTGCTATTGCAGAACAACCGGATCGATTTTTGCACGTTATTTATTGGTTAGGAAAATTAGCCATTGAAGAAGTGGTTGATAATAATAAACGTACCATTACGTTTAGCCCTATATTAAGAGAGCGTTTAGGACATCATATTTATGGTGAGATCTGGGCTAATGCTATAAAAAAGGTTTTGACGGATAATGAATTAATCGAAAGACCGATCCATATCATTAGTGCAAATATGCACAGTGTAATGAATTCAGTATTTGCAGAACCGGTTTTAGGTAAAAAATACAAAGAATCTACTGATTTTCAAATATTTGAAGATCTTAGTAAGTCGGGAAGTGACGATCTGAGAAGTAAAGTGGAAGAATATGCATTAAAACAAGGAATGACCTTTCTTCCGGATACTTCAGGAACAAATATTGATGTGCAGGTTTTTGATACGGCAAAGATTGATTTCAAGAAAACTATTTTTCCGACAGCTAAATTAGAGAAAGGAAAAGAACCAGTTCTGATTGTCATGGATTATGCTTTCGGAGAGCAGGCTTTTGAAACGATTGACGAATTATTAAAACCATACAAAGCAGATAAGAAAAATAAGATTTTCTTAGGAGTAGAATCTGTTTCAATTATGGGTAAGGCCGGAATTTTACAAGGAGGAAAAGGAGACATCATGATCCCTTGTGCTCATGTTAATGAAGGTACGGCTGATAATTATCCTTTTGAAAATGAATTGACGGCAGAAATGTTTGACGGAAATGGCACCCCAGTTTTTACCGGACCTATGATTACTGTTTTAGGAACATCTCTTCAAAATAAAGATTTATTGAAATTCTTCCATGAATCCACTTGGCAGGCAATAGGATTAGAAATGGAAGGAGCCTATTATCAAAAAGCAATTCAATCGGCTTCAAAGATCAGAAAAAGTATCAATCCTAATGTAAAAGTGCGCTATGCTTATTATGCTTCCGATAATCCTTTGGAAACAGGAAGTACTCTTGCATCCGGAGGATTGGGAACTACAGGAGTTAAGCCAACATATTTAATTACAATCAAAATATTAGAGCAAATTTTTAATAGTAACTAA